The following is a genomic window from Saccopteryx bilineata isolate mSacBil1 chromosome 4, mSacBil1_pri_phased_curated, whole genome shotgun sequence.
TGAAGAGTGGTAGGAGGGGGAGCCATGGTTGGGTCCCACGAGGGGAGGGGTTTCCGTGGGGGACAGCTGGGTGCAGGCCCCACGGCAAGTCAGGCTGTCCCTTTTGGGGTGACCAGAAATGAAGAAGGGAGCTGGGTGGCTGTCCACGGCGGGATTCTGGGTGGAGCTGGCTGGGTGTTAGATTCTAGCACGGCAGTACCTCGCGGAGCGTCCGCGCAGAGTGCTGGGCTATCTGGAGCTCAGGCCTGTGGCTTGGCCCAGTCAGGCGGGGCACAGAGGTGCGGCTTCTGGTAGCGGCTGAGCTAAAGTCCAGAACCCTGAGCCCTAACTGGAAGGAGCTCGCGTCCCTTTCCTGCCTTCCACCCGTGCTGCCTCTGGAATCCTCGCCCCACCCGGCTCGCAGAGTTCTCCCAATCGCGAACTTTGATTCTGGCCGCAAGTGACTATGACTGAGTCAGAGTCCAGGGACAGTCCATGCTGGGGCGGGGTTCCAGCCGCAGACGTGGAGAGTAAGTCGGCGATGGTACAGCGCTGCCGGGACCGGCACGTGGAGGCGGGGCGGCCTGGGTAGACCAGCAGCCACGCGTGGCTGGGACGGTCGCGGGGCTATGACGTATGCGCTGCGTCCTGAGCGCGCCGGGGTTTCTAAACTCGGAGAGGGTACGGCTCACACCTGGTCGCTGTCCGGCTGCGACTAAAGCAGCTTTAGCGGGCTGAGCGGGATAGAAGCACCCATGGGTCTGGGCCCGCGCCCCCTCCATAAGGCCGGGCGCCGGTTCCCAGCTGGCAGCAAACGAGGGCGCGGGGCCAAGGGGTCGGGGCACTCCCCATCAGGCCGCCAGCGACAGCTCTGCCCGCCTCGGGACGGGCGCTCGGAGCCGGCTTTAGAGGCGCATCCTCACCTGAGCCCCGAAGCGCTGGGGTATTTCCGCCGGGCGCTGTCAGCGCTGAAAGAGGCCCCCGAGACTGGAGAAGAACGAGGTAGGGAGGACCTTCCGGTTGGAACCAAGAGAGGGACATGTTGGGCAAAAAATCCAGTACAGACAAGGATATTTCCATGGGTTCCCAGGGTGTGGGGACTCCCAATTCTATCTTCCATATCCTCTTCTTCACCCCCATCCCCTAAGTGATGGAAAACCTTATCCTCTGTCTTTCCAGAGCTGATGGTGCACAATGTTATGAAGGAAGTGGAGGCTCAGGCCCTCGCCTTGGCCACAAACAGGACTGGCAGTGAGATGCTGCAGGAACTGTTGGGGTTCAGTCCCCTGAAACCTCTGTGTCGAGTATTGGCTGCGCTGCGCTCCAGCTTTCGCTCTGTGGCCTGTCATCGATGTGGGGTCCATGTATTGCAAAGTGCCTTGCTGCAGCTGCCTCGATTGTTGGGGAGCCGTacggaggagatggaggaggtggaggtggatggGAATGATCATCCATTggagaccctggaggagctggtcCTGGGGCTAGCCTCTGAGGTGTgtgatgattttcttttctactgTGGAGACACACATGGCAGCTTCGTGGTCAGAACTCTGCTGCAGGTGTTAGGAGGAACTCTTCTGGAGTGTGAAAGAGCCAGACATCGTGGCTCCCAGTCACCTGGTAAGTATTATAAGAGAGGGAAGTGGACCTAGAGGAAAGGAGAGTTTAGGAAGttcagaaggagagagaaaacagaagagtcattctttttttttctctttctttctttctttctttctttctttctttctttcagagagagggatagacaggaatggagaaagatgagaagcatcaatcattagtttttcattgcacgttgcaacaccttagttgttcattgattgctttctcatatgtgccttgaccgcgggccttcagcagactgagtaaccccctgctggagccagcaaccttgggttcaagctggtgagccttttgatcaaaccagatgagcctgcgctcaatctggcgacctcggggtctcgaacctgggtcctctacatcccagtccgacgctctatccactgcgccactgcctggtcaggcagaagagtcattctttttttttttctttacagggacagagagagtcagagagagggatagatagggacagacagacaggaacaaaaagagatgagaagcatcaattatcagtttttcgttgcgacaccttagttcattgattgctttctcatatgtgccttgaccgtgggccttcagcagaccaagtaaccccttgcttgagccagcgaccttgggtctaagctggtgagcattttttattttgccaagccagatgagcccgcactcaaattggcaacctcagggtctcaaacctgggtccttggcatcacagtccaacgctctatccactgcgccaccgcctggtcaggcagaagagtCATTCTTCATGACTGAGTTCAAACAAAAGGTCAGGCAATAATACCCTTAATACATGTGACCCACTctgatatttcctttttttttttttttttttgacagaaggcgagtcagagggagggacagatagggacagacagacaggaagggagagagatgagaagcatcagttcttcgttgtaacaccttagttgttcattaattgctttttcatatgtgccttgaccagggggctacagcagagcgagtgaccccttgctgaagccagcagcaaccttgggctcaagccagtgatcttgggctttaagccagcgacgtTTGGGCTTgacccagtgaccatggagtcatgtctgtgatcccaagctcaagccggcaacctcggggttttgaaccagaatcctctgtgtcccagtccaacgctctatccactgcacccctgcttggtcaggctcttcctcttttttttttaaattctgttttattcCATGAAAAAGATACTGGTTGAGACCCACTAAATTGATTTTATGACACACTCATAGGTAGTTaccaacatttataaaaactCTGGGAAATAAGGTTTGAGTTTAGATGAAGCCTGATTTTGGAACATCTTGAATACCTGGCTGAGGAGTTTGGACTATTTCCTATGAACCATGGGAGAGCTGGTTgaggtttcttaaaaaattaaaacaaatgtctCAATTTATTCATCTAGATGAGAGGAGATATTCAGTTGTGTCTTGCATCTCTAAGCAGAATCCTTATTCATCTATGGCAGCGATTTCCAACCAGTGTGCTGTGTCATACCGTTGTGCCGTAAGAATTTTTAAACCATGTAATACCTAAGTTGGTCAGGGACACCgacctcttttcccttggattgtcaaaaaaatgacagtggccaacacaacaatagccgtccagtgtgaatgagtcaaaattacacttttttttgtcagatcagcaaaaaatatattttttaatgtagcatagacttttaataattagtttatgtgtgctacaagatgaaaaagattgaaaatcactgatctgtGGAATTCTCCCTCCTGGATGGTGATTTGTGATCTCACCACTGCACACGTTCTTGATCTTCCTTTAGAAGCACAAAGGGCCCCAACTCGGGAATGTAAACCAACTGATTTCGAGGTTCCTGAATCCTTCTTGAATTGCCTTCAGGACCTGAGCTCCTGCTTTCTGAAGGACATTGCTGGTAAGGAGGGAAATAGGAGGAGGGTCTAGGATCTACTTTTTGGAGGTGATTATTTTCAGACAAGGCCCTTATTTAGATCAGTCATTTTTCAAATCTGATCTGGTGTGGTGTTGCTCTACGGACCGTTTGTCCATGGTCCCTTGTACCTTGTTTGTGGTTGTGCAAGTCATCTGGATTTTGGGAAAgctgcttttattatttctgcTCTCCACAGTGTTTATCACTGACAAGATCTCCAGCTTCTGCTTTCAAGTGGCCTTACAGATCTTGCACCGCAAACTGCCCCAGCTCTGTGCCCACTTCTGTAATGCTGTGATTCACTATCTGAGTAATCGCGGTTCCTCAGCAGATGGCAGGTATGGTCAGAGCCTCAGGATTGACCAAGGTTGATGGGGCTGTGTGATGAGGTGGTGTAGGTGTTTTGGATGGAGGGGTTTAAGACTACCTTTTCCTTGTCACCAGCCCCTTACTGCTCTTTCTCCGGGATCAGATCAGCTCCAGACTCCTGGAGCAGGTGCTGCTGGTGTTGGAGCCCCCAAGGCTCCAGAGCCTCTTTGAGGATCACTTCCAAGGGCAGCTGCAGACTCTGGCTGCACACCCCATTGCCAATTTCCCTTTGCAGCGTTTGCTAGATGCTGTCACTACCCCTGAGCTGGTGAGTTGAGAAGTTGACTGGGTCTGTTTCTAtatgctgttttgttttctcttttttcagataggcagggagagagagaaggggaggacagagataagaagtattaactcatagttgcttcactttagtttattgattgcactgatacgtgccttgactagggggctcaagccgagccagtgaccccttgctcaagccagcgaccttgggatcatgtcgagaatcccacgctcaagctagtgaacctgtactcaagctggcaagcccatgctctagctggcaaccttgggatttcagaCTGGGGCCCTCAGCATCTTGGGCCGACATtcaatccactgtaccaccacgggtcaggctgtatgctgttgttttatttgtttatgttcattGGGCCTTATTTTATGGTGTGCCTGCCTCTGTATATCTGTGTGCTGGCTATCCCCCTTGGAAAGTTATTCCTGGGGCTTCCCAGAGATTAGGGTGAAGGTGCCTTCTTCCCAGAAAGGATTTATTCTGGCTTCTCTCATTTTCCAGTACAGCCGGAGACTGGCTTCATCCAAGTCAGCAGCTTGAGGTCCCATGGCCCACTCAGACTGGGAACTTGGCTACAAATACAAATGAATGCTGGAGCTGTTGCTGgagcttctcttttcctttgctgCTTAGTGCCAGGGCATGCTTCCCTGGGATCTCATGGGTTGGGAGTTAGGGTGGAAGGACAGGTTTGATTCTAGTTCTTCTTTCCTCTGAGAGTCTGATCATTTAAAGTCCCCTCCCCATGTGAGACAGCTCCTCTAAGACTGCCCCTTTGTCCTGGACCTTTTTTATCCAGCCAAACCAAAGTCCTGATATTGGCAGTGCTTTTATGTTTTATCTAGTATTTATAGTTGTTTTCTGCAGAAAGATTTCTCTGAATGACTTAGCCCACAGTTAGCACAATGCCAAAGACTCTTTGTCTCCTGTCTTCTCTCAGCTGTCTCCTGTGTTTGAAGAGCTGGGCCCTGCCCTGGAAGCTGTGCTGGCACAGGGTCACTCAGGGGTAGTCATTGCCCTGGTGGGGGCCTGCCGTAGAGTGGGGACCCACCAAGCCCAGGTCCTGCAGCTGCTGTTAGAGGTGAGTGGTTGTTACCTGCAATCCATTTATGCCCTCAGTTCAAATCCTACCTCTTGGACTTACTGAATCTTTAGTCATTGTATCTCTGGACCCAAGAGATTTAATGTTCAGGGAGTTCACAGATAATAGGAGAAAATGAGTTCAAAGCCATCTCATATCCTAGAATGAAAATTGTCTCTTAGAACAAAGAGAGAAGTTTACCAAAGGAATAAAGATTTATTGACCCCTGTTACACATGAAGAGACTGGGATTCAACAGGGCAGATGAGATCCTGTCCTCATGCAGCTTACATTCTTGTGAAGTGAGGCATTCTCACTGCTCCTGAATGCTTTCCTTTGTCTAGAAAGTTGGGGTTCAAGTTGGTTCTCAGATTCATTATGTTTTCTCTTCTCATCTAGGCATTCCATTGTGCAGAGCCCTCTTCTCGGCAAGTGGCCTGTGTGCCTCTCTTTGCCACTTTAATGGCTTATGAGGTATACTATGgactggtggaggaggaggggacagtACCTGTGGAACACCAGGTGAGGTAGGGGagaggccaagccagtgactgatTGGGGACCAGGTCTCCCTAGGCTCAGGAAGCCTTTCACCACTGAGATGAAGCTGGTGGGATCTCTGGCTTCATCCAAGTAGTGGTGATAGTTTGGTGGCTACTTCCtaatttcctctttctcctcaggtCGAAATGGccacagccagggctctgggggaagtGACAGTCCTTGGATCTCTACTGCTCCAGCATCTGTTGCACTTCTCCACTCCTGGCCTTATACTTCGAAGTCTGGGTGCCTTGACAGGACCACAACTTCTGGCTCTGGGCCAAAGCCCTGCTGGTTCCCATGTGCTCGATGCTGTCCTGACCAGCCCTTCTGTGACACGCAAGCAGCGCCGTCGTGTGCTCAAGACCCTAAAGGTTAGACTTCTGGCTTCTGCTTTGATTCCTCTGCCTTTATGTGTTTCGAGAACATGAGCTTCCCCCTGGACTGTCCCTCAGAGTCAGGGGAGGATACGCCTTTCCTAGACTCTTTCAACATAGCCTCTAAATTTCTacatcttctctccctcctgtctccccAACACATTTTCATGGACTGCCTTAGAGGGACCTACCTTGTTTGTTTCAATGCAGGGACAGTATGTGGCTCTGGCTTGTAGTCGCCATGGCAGCCGTGTGCTAGATGCCATCTGGGGTGGAGCAGCCTTGGAAGCCCGGAAGGAAATTGCTGCTGAGCTGGGTGAGTAGCAGCACGTCTCTCCAAACTTTCCCTTTCCTTACTGCAGATAGCTGGGTAGCTGGGGGGTGGATTTAAATTCAGCAGAGACTTCAGTTCCAAAGGGTGATCTTGGCCTTGGTGCCTAGCTATctgctctccctttcccctctgctgctTGTGCAACCCTGTGCTCCCACCCTTCTTCCCAGCTTGTTCTTTGGAGCACAAGCGATTAACTGTATCCCAAGGCGGCCCAGGGTCCAGGGGAAATGGAGGTACCTCTGCCCCAAGTAGAGTCTCTTCGAGAATGAGGGGTTGACGGCATGCTGATACTGAACATGAATGGTTCCCTTTGCAGGGGAGCAGAACCAGGAGCTGATAAAAGACCCTTTTGGCCACCATGTGGCTCGAAACGTGGCCCTGACTACCTTCCTGAAGCGTCGAGAGGCTTGGGAAAAGCAGCAGGGGGCAGTGGCCAAGCGGAGGCGGATTTTGAATTCAATTCTTGAAGACTGAGGCCTTGGGATCTGGAACTGAGTGTtgatgggggaggaggaaagggagtgtCTGTCCTGTTCCCTTACTAATTTAAATGGGAGTCGTGGAAGTCAAAAGTCTTATCAATAaatgttcttatatttttaatggaaatgtcTATTATTCTGGGAGGAAGGGTCTGAAGAAATAGAGATCTCAAGGTAAAGTCCAAGAGGGCTGTCTTCAGTGTACTGTGGAgctcagggggagggggaattgtAAGAACATGTAGCAGTAGCAGCATCAGGTGGTATCACGATGCCAGGGCCAAGTTTGTGGCCTTTCGAGGTAGGTGGGAAGTTGAAAAGATAGCTAGGTAGGGGCAGCATTCCTCAGGAATGGGTATAGGCTAGGGATGTAAGGCATTATGCTGATGGGGTCAGAGGAGAGACCAGGGCAGTTATGTAGTCTGCACTGTCTGCAGGCCCCCAGACTGATATTGTCACAGTCCCTACAGCCGTCTCTTGGAATGAATCTAGGGGCAGAAGCTCCGAGCCCCTTCTCAGTAGGGATGAAGGCGTCCCTGCTGCTGCCACTGGCCAGCCCCTTCCACTACATGGCGAAGGGTAGAGGAGATTCCCAGCAGCATCTGGCCCATGCCATGCAGCAGAGTGGAGATCCATCGGAGCAGCTCCCTGAAGGGCAGAGAAAGAGGCAGTCAGACGGCTAGGGGGCAGCCTGAGGGCTGAGGGCTGCGGGCTCCTCTCAGGGAGAGCTCATGGGTTAGGTGAGTGTAGAAGGGATTAGGGACTGGAACTAGGAATGGGGAAGGAGAACATGTTGGTCTCTGACCTGAGTACTTTCTTTGGCCCGAGTCCTTGAATGTCACAACTCATGGAGTACAGTCCGTAGAATGTGGCTTTGATGTTCAGACTCCCAAAGAGGTCTCGAGGGTTTTGCTTGTACACGTCAAAGGTGATGCGGGCGATGTCCTTGCTGTGCTTGGGCTTCTCCCGGCCCAGGCCGTACGACAGCATCCCACTCTGTGGGCCCCCCCATGAGTACAGTGGACCCTCACCTACTGCCATCCACCACTAATCCCGTCAGTAGTGggatctacccccccccccctggacTGGTAGTCCACCTCTGCCCCAAGACTAGGGCTAGGCAAGAGGAGAGGCttaggagagaggaagggttggTGCCTAGAGCAGCCCCAGTGCAGGCCTCTTACCCTGCTAGGACTCCAGCTCTGCCCAGACTCCAGCACCATCAGGCAAGTGTCATCCTCCAACAGCTGGAAGAAGTCTTCGCTCTCCACGGCAGTCCCATCCTCCTCTAGCACCAGGGTTAGCCCTCCACTCAGCAGCAGGGTCTCCAGTGCCTGCTCAGTGGCAAGAAGCAGGCGGGAAATGGCAGAGCTTGTCCcatgccccttccctctccaTTGGTTGGACCAAGACACTAATGGATATCCCAACTTTACTTCCTGGTGCTTTGCCATCCCTTCAAATGGCTccagctcaggccctggccgtttggctcagtggtagagtgttggcctggcgtgcagaagtcccgggttcgattcccagccagggcacacaggagaagcgcccatctgcttctccacccctccccctctccttcttctctgtctctctcttcccctcccgcagccgaggctccattggagcaaagatggcctgggcactggggatggctccttggcctctgccccaggcgctagagtggctctggtggcaacagagtgaGGCctcggaggggc
Proteins encoded in this region:
- the NOP9 gene encoding nucleolar protein 9: MGLGPRPLHKAGRRFPAGSKRGRGAKGSGHSPSGRQRQLCPPRDGRSEPALEAHPHLSPEALGYFRRALSALKEAPETGEERELMVHNVMKEVEAQALALATNRTGSEMLQELLGFSPLKPLCRVLAALRSSFRSVACHRCGVHVLQSALLQLPRLLGSRTEEMEEVEVDGNDHPLETLEELVLGLASEVCDDFLFYCGDTHGSFVVRTLLQVLGGTLLECERARHRGSQSPEAQRAPTRECKPTDFEVPESFLNCLQDLSSCFLKDIAVFITDKISSFCFQVALQILHRKLPQLCAHFCNAVIHYLSNRGSSADGSPLLLFLRDQISSRLLEQVLLVLEPPRLQSLFEDHFQGQLQTLAAHPIANFPLQRLLDAVTTPELLSPVFEELGPALEAVLAQGHSGVVIALVGACRRVGTHQAQVLQLLLEAFHCAEPSSRQVACVPLFATLMAYEVYYGLVEEEGTVPVEHQVEMATARALGEVTVLGSLLLQHLLHFSTPGLILRSLGALTGPQLLALGQSPAGSHVLDAVLTSPSVTRKQRRRVLKTLKGQYVALACSRHGSRVLDAIWGGAALEARKEIAAELGEQNQELIKDPFGHHVARNVALTTFLKRREAWEKQQGAVAKRRRILNSILED
- the CIDEB gene encoding lipid transferase CIDEB; the encoded protein is MEYLSALNPSGLLRSVSNMSSEFGRRVWTSAPPPQRPFRVCDHKRTTRKGLTAATRQELLDKALETLLLSGGLTLVLEEDGTAVESEDFFQLLEDDTCLMVLESGQSWSPSRSGMLSYGLGREKPKHSKDIARITFDVYKQNPRDLFGSLNIKATFYGLYSMSCDIQGLGPKKVLRELLRWISTLLHGMGQMLLGISSTLRHVVEGAGQWQQQGRLHPY